GCGGTTGCCCGGCCCGGCATAAGGTGCGCCGACTTCCGCAGCTCGCCTGCTGGCGGCGGTGCCGACGAAGACGACCTTGAGGCCGGGCGCGAGCACATCGGGCAGAACGGGCATCAGTTGCCTTTCGCCCCCGGCTCGATGACTTCCAACCCGCCCATGTACGGCTTGAGCACGGTGGGGATCACCACGCTGCCGTCACGCTGCTGGTAGTTCTCGATGACGGCGATCAACGCGCGGACCATGCCCAGACCGGAGCCGTTGAGCGTGTGCACGAAGCGCGGACGCGCGCCCGGCTCCGGGCGGTAGCGGATGTTGGCGCGGCGGGCCTGGAATTCCTCCGTGTTGCTGCATGAGGACACTTCGAGCCATTCCTGGCTGCCGGGAGCCCACATTTCCACGTCATACTTCTTCGCAGCGGAGAAGCCCAGGTCGCCGGTGACGATTTCCAGGCGGCGGTAGGGGATCTCCAGCATGGCGCAGACGTGCTCCGCCGCCTCGGTAAGGGATTCAAGCTCGGCGTAGCTCGTTTCGGGTGTGGTGAACTTGTACATCTCCACCTTTTCGAACTGGTGGACGCGCTTCAGGCCGCGCACGTCGCGCCCGGCGCTCATCTTCTCGCGGCGGAAGCAGGGCGTGTGCGAGACGTAGTACAGCGGGAGCTGGTCCGCCTCGAAGATTTCGTTGGCGTGCATGTTGGTCAGCGCGACTTCCGCCGTCGGCAGCATGTACAGCTCGGATTCCTGGTCGAAGTACACCACGTCGCGAAACTTGGGGAACTGCGCGGAGCCATACAGCGCGTCCTCGTGCACCATGAAGGGCGGGTAGATCTCGGTGAAGCCGTGCTGCGTGGTGTGCACGTCCAGCAGCCACGCGATCATGGCGCGGTAAAGGCGCGCGCCCATGCCCTTGAGGATATAGAAGCGCGTGCCGGACAGCTTGACGCCGCGCTCGAAGTCGATGATGTCGAGGGCCGGACCGAGATCCCAGTGCGGCAGCGGCTCGAAATCGAAGCTGCGCATTGCGCCCTGCGGCGTCCAGATTTTGTTTTCCTCTTCGCTCGCGCCCAGCGGCACGGATTCGTGGGGCAGGTTGGGAATCCATAGCTGCTGTTCGGTCAGATCCGCTTCAACCTCTGCGATCTCGGCGTCCAGTTCCCCGACGCGCGTGCCCAGACGCTTGAGGCGCTCGGTGAGCGTCTCGAAGGCGGCGGCGATGTCGTCTTTGGTGGCTTCGGGCAGATCGGTTTCAGTGGGCGGGTTGGTCATGCCGTCGAGCGCGGCCTCGATGTCGCCCACTTCGAGCGCGGCGATCACGCGATTCGCGGCGACGACGGTCTGCGCAGGGGTGCGCTGCTTGTCGCCCCGAAAGCGGCCCATCTGCTTGTTGAGCTGGTTGCGGTTGGCTTTGATGGCTTCCGCTTCGGTCAGCAATTCGCGGCGGCGCTTATCGAGCGTCACGATGGCGTCGATGCGCGCCAGCGCGGTTTCGTCGTGCAGCTTGGTGATTTGTTCTTTGACCCACTCGGGCTTCTCGCGGATCAGGGCGATGTCGATCATCGAAGTGACTCCTGCATGGTAGCTGGCTCAAGATCGTAACTGCAAACGCAACCACGGGTGGTGATGATTTAGATTACGCGCGCCGGTCGTTGTCACGCGAACTCGACGGACGCGAGAGATCGCTGTACAGGCGCAGGGCGGCCAGCGACAGGCCGATGATGATCACGGCCAGCACGAGTCCATCCCAGATTTCCGGTTTCATGAAGTCGAAGTGCATGGTGAACCTCCCGTTCTACCAACAAAAAATCCCCGCGCCTGGCTCAAAAGCCAGGACGAGGGGACTCGTGGTGCCACCTGGATTTGCCTGCACCTCACGGTGCGGACCTCGGGGAGTCACTGGGACTCACTCGCGCTAACGGGCGGACCCGGCCTGCCTCAGCACACCTCGCGGTGGGGTTGGCGGGCAGCATATCGGGAGTGGATGCTGGCCTGAGGGCACTGTCGCCTTGCACCGTCCGGCGACTCGCTGGAAGGTACCCGACAGGGGCGGCTCCGTCAAAGCTGATAGTGTGCAGTGTAGCAAACGCGCCGGGCGCTGTCAAGACAGGTGATCGGCGGCGCAAACACGAACTTCATGCAATTTGAAACAAAATTTGAACCGATTGAACGCCTTAGCGATATGTGTAGTATGGGGGACGGTGAAATCAACGGAATTGCGGTATCACACAACCGCGCCGGGCCACCGGGGCGTACATGTAGGTTGTGCCCTCAAGATGAGAAATTCATCCTTGCCCAACATGCCTGAAAGAGGGTAATCTCAAAGGTCGGTCCGCAGCGCGGCGTTTGCACGGTGTGACCGGGTTCGGGATTGCCAGTATCCTGGAGAGTCACGGCGGAATTTTGCGGGTGTACTGCCTTTCACACAACATTCCGTCGTTTTGAAGCGGCCTTGTTTTGACTTGTGGCATCTCTTGCTGGTTCACCCCGCCAGAGTGCCAAGGGAGAGATTGCGTTTTGACCGTCTTAATGGAGGTCAAGAACCTCAGCACACGTTTCCATACTGAAGACGGGATCGTCCATGCCGTCAACGGAGTTTCGTACACGCTGCGCGAAGGGGAAACCCTGGGTGTTGTGGGCGAAAGCGGCTGCGGCAAAAGCGTGCATGCGCTGTCGATCATGGGGCTGATCCCAAAGCCGCCGGGCGAGATCCCGACGGGTGAGGTGATTTTCCGCGGGCGCGATCTGCTGAAGCTGTCCAAGAACCAGCAGCGGCTGGTGCGCGGCGCTGAGATCGCCATGGTGTTTCAGGACCCGATGACCTCGCTGAACCCGGTTCTGACGATCGGTCGCCAGATCACCGAGGCGCTGAAGCTGCACCTGGGCATGGACAACGAGCAGGCCCGCGCACGTGCCGCCGAACTGTTGACGATGGTCGGTATTCCTTCCGCGAGAGAGCGTCTGGACGACTATCCGCACCAGTTTTCGGGCGGTATGCGCCAGCGCGTGATGATCGCGATAGGTATTTCGTGCAACCCGCAGTTGTTGATCGCGGACGAGCCGACGACGGCGCTCGATGTGACGATCCAGGCGCAGATTCTCGACCTGGTGCGCCGCCTGCGCGACAAGATCGGCATGGCGATGATCTGGATCTCGCACGATTTGGGCGTGGTCGCCGGTCTGGCCGACACGGTTCAAGTGATGTATGCGGGTTACATTGTCGAGCGCGGCCCTGTGAAGGACGTCTACGCTGACCCGCGCCACCCGTATACCATTGGTCTGCTCGGCTCGTTGCCCCGCCTGGACCAGAAGAATGAACGGCTGTACTCCATTGAGGGTGCGCCGCCGGACATGCGTTATTTGCCGAAGGGCTGCCCCTTCGCCGCACGCTGCCCGTACCGGATCGCTAAGTGCGACGAGAATCCGCCGCTGCTGCCAGTTGCCGGTAGCGCGCCGGAGCATATTGCAGCCTGTTGGGTCGATGTTCGCAATAAGGAAGCAAACTATGAGTCAAGCTACGCCTAGTGTGCGCACGGCATCGGCTGCCGGTCCAGGCGCGTCCACTAACCGGGAAGTCCTGCTCGAAGTCAAGGATCTGAAGAAGCACTTCCCGATCAAGTCGGGGATCCTGGTTCAGCGCGAAGTTGCCGCCGTGAAGGCGGTGGACGGCGTATCATTCCACATTTACCGGGGCGAGACGCTGGGCCTGGTGGGGGAGTCGGGCTGCGGTAAGTCCACGACGGGCCGCACGATCCTCCAGCTCTACCGCCCGACGTCGGGCAGCGTGAAGTTCGAGGGCAAAGAGATCAGCGATCTGAAAGGCGAGTCGTTACGTAAGCTGCGCCGCCAGATGCAGATGGTCTTCCAGGATCCGTACGCGTCGCTGAACCCGCGTATGTCGGTGGGGCGCATCGTGTCCGAGCCGCTGGTCGTGCACAACATCGGCACCAAGCAAGAACGCGACAACCGTGTCGCGGAGCTGCTGGATCTGGTGGGCCTCAACCCCTACTTCGTGAACCGCTACCCGCACGAGTTTTCGGGCGGCCAGCGCCAGCGAATTGGTCTGGCGCGCGCGCTGGCGCTCAATCCATCGTTCATCGTGGCCGACGAGCCGATCTCCGCGTTGGACGTGTCGATCCAGGCGCAGGTGGTTAACTTGCTCCAGAAGCTTCAGGACGAACTGGGCCTGACCTACCTGTTCATTGCGCACGACCTGAGCATGGTCCGGCACCTGTGCGACCGCGTGGCCGTGATGTACCTGGGTAAAGTGGTCGAGGTGGCCGAGAGTGAAGAACTCTACACCAACCCGCTGCACCCGTACACGCAGGCGCTGTTGTCCGCAGTTCCGGTGCCCGATCCTGTGATCGAAGAGCAGCGCCAGCGCATCATCCTGAAGGGCGACGTGCCCAGCCCGCTGAACCCGCCCAAGGGATGCAACTTCAACACTCGCTGCCCGGTTTCCGTCGACGTGTGCTTCGACGAAGACCCGGAACTTCTGGAAGTGCTGCCCGAGCACTGGGTGGCCTGCCACCGCGTCAGCTAGCACGAAGCGGCTCGCTTCCACCCGTGAAGCGGCTTGTTGGGGCATGAAATGGGAGAGTCAGGATTGCCTGACTCTCCCCGCTCCGATGTCAAAGTGTTATAAGGAGAAAAAATATGGCTGTTGCCGAGGGCGCAGAACCTATCTCACTGCAGGACGAAAAGCCGAGCGTGAGCCCTCTGCGGGACGGCTGGCGGCAGTTTAGCCGCAACAAAGCCTCAGTGGTGTCATTGTTTCTTTTAATTGTGATCTTTGGTGTTGCGTTGACGGCCCAACTATGGACCCGAGCCGGGATGCTCGACGGACGCACCGGGGCCAGCGCGCGCCATACGATCAATCCGGCCAATCTGGTGTCACAAGACCAGTTTCCCGATCCAGGCATT
This sequence is a window from Aggregatilinea lenta. Protein-coding genes within it:
- the serS gene encoding serine--tRNA ligase, coding for MIDIALIREKPEWVKEQITKLHDETALARIDAIVTLDKRRRELLTEAEAIKANRNQLNKQMGRFRGDKQRTPAQTVVAANRVIAALEVGDIEAALDGMTNPPTETDLPEATKDDIAAAFETLTERLKRLGTRVGELDAEIAEVEADLTEQQLWIPNLPHESVPLGASEEENKIWTPQGAMRSFDFEPLPHWDLGPALDIIDFERGVKLSGTRFYILKGMGARLYRAMIAWLLDVHTTQHGFTEIYPPFMVHEDALYGSAQFPKFRDVVYFDQESELYMLPTAEVALTNMHANEIFEADQLPLYYVSHTPCFRREKMSAGRDVRGLKRVHQFEKVEMYKFTTPETSYAELESLTEAAEHVCAMLEIPYRRLEIVTGDLGFSAAKKYDVEMWAPGSQEWLEVSSCSNTEEFQARRANIRYRPEPGARPRFVHTLNGSGLGMVRALIAVIENYQQRDGSVVIPTVLKPYMGGLEVIEPGAKGN
- a CDS encoding ABC transporter ATP-binding protein, with amino-acid sequence MTVLMEVKNLSTRFHTEDGIVHAVNGVSYTLREGETLGVVGESGCGKSVHALSIMGLIPKPPGEIPTGEVIFRGRDLLKLSKNQQRLVRGAEIAMVFQDPMTSLNPVLTIGRQITEALKLHLGMDNEQARARAAELLTMVGIPSARERLDDYPHQFSGGMRQRVMIAIGISCNPQLLIADEPTTALDVTIQAQILDLVRRLRDKIGMAMIWISHDLGVVAGLADTVQVMYAGYIVERGPVKDVYADPRHPYTIGLLGSLPRLDQKNERLYSIEGAPPDMRYLPKGCPFAARCPYRIAKCDENPPLLPVAGSAPEHIAACWVDVRNKEANYESSYA
- a CDS encoding ABC transporter ATP-binding protein; translated protein: MSQATPSVRTASAAGPGASTNREVLLEVKDLKKHFPIKSGILVQREVAAVKAVDGVSFHIYRGETLGLVGESGCGKSTTGRTILQLYRPTSGSVKFEGKEISDLKGESLRKLRRQMQMVFQDPYASLNPRMSVGRIVSEPLVVHNIGTKQERDNRVAELLDLVGLNPYFVNRYPHEFSGGQRQRIGLARALALNPSFIVADEPISALDVSIQAQVVNLLQKLQDELGLTYLFIAHDLSMVRHLCDRVAVMYLGKVVEVAESEELYTNPLHPYTQALLSAVPVPDPVIEEQRQRIILKGDVPSPLNPPKGCNFNTRCPVSVDVCFDEDPELLEVLPEHWVACHRVS